The following proteins come from a genomic window of Metarhizium brunneum chromosome 2, complete sequence:
- the HELLS gene encoding Lymphoid-specific helicase translates to MTSPPSSPPPVESPKSDVLNHITENSLLKEERDARDENRKAEEQRAIAARKPRRKKKAETKSEREAKARELDELLMKSAAFSDILTKKTQVLGRVGSSLDGKTLGEHNLQMAKQPKCMVGGTMRDYQLEGLTWMFEICSQGMSGILADEMGLGKTVQTIALIALLREQENYLGPHLVVAPLSTLSNWMDEFHKWTPSIPVIMYHGNQAQRQEIFRTNMLKNLKGGRPTAKFPVVCTSYEMVLRDQHNLSRIQWEFIIIDEGHRMKNAEAKLFQQLRQFSSATRLLITGTPLQNNLKELWSLLHFLLPNIFTDWEAFESWFDFSDLEDERGTEEFIADQMKQDLVKKIHLILQPLLLRRIKQDVAAYLPRKREYVLFAPMTKEQTDLYNVFTNKEIDTRQYLEQKVTEKVNSAMASGSSTRASSRSSSHTAAVAKKNGSSNKSTISLPVRQSPRGKKAENKPISSIPNAFSLMMRKRSASQPLKGDAQKTPATPAKQATKRKSPPTSVRSETKSARSSRHSTPASTRGRSQRGKTYAEADSDEEDALSDDAFEAKLAGEVESEEEEEVDELQSPEEVERAQTLELAKKQLAQKKLGNPLAQLRLVCNSPHNFYNPWATSTHIPVDESIITCSGKMLLLDRLLQKLFDRGHKVLLFSQFKTQLDILEDYSRELRGWNVCRIDGSVPQDSRRQQIHDFNNDADYNLFLLSTRAGGQGINLASADTVILFDSDFNPQQDLQAQDRCHRIGQTRPVIVYRLATKDTVEESLLMSADAKRRLEKLVIKKGGFKTMGQKMENKEQLDAETLRALLLKDGQVYEASGGDQILSDEDLDTLCDRSDEAYERAASGLDDADGYRVVETGADSIKMARRE, encoded by the exons ATGACGAGCCCTCCGAGCTCGCCGCCTCCCGTGGAATCGCCTAAATCTGACGTATTAAATCACATTACTGAAAATAGTCTCCTGAAGGAAGAGCGGGACGCGCGTGATGAGAACAGAAAGGCAGAGGAACAAAGGGCAATTGCTGCTCGGAAaccaaggaggaagaagaaggctgagaCTAAATCAGAgcgcgaggccaaggctcgAGAGTTGGACGAGTTGCTGATGAAGAGCGCGGCTTTCAGTGATATCCTGACCAAGAAGACGCAAGTTCTTGGACGAGTTGGCAGTAGTCTTGATGGTAAGACGCTAGGCGAACATAATCTGCAAATGGCGAAGCAACCCAAATGCATGGTAGGAGGAACTATGCGCGACTACCAGTTAGAGGGCCTAACTTGGATGTTTGAGATTTGCTCTCAAGGCATGAGCGGGATTCTTGCCGATGAAATGGGATTAG GCAAAACTGTCCAGACCATTGCTTTGATCGCACTACTTCGTGAACAGGAAAACTACCTCGGACCCCATCTCGTCGTCGCGCCGTTGAGCACGCTGTCGAATTGGATGGACGAGTTCCACAAGTGGACTCCATCCATTCCCGTCATCATGTATCATGGAAATCAAGCTCAACGCCAAGAAATCTTCCGGACTAATATGCTGAAGAACCTCAAGGGTGGCAGGCCGACGGCCAAATTTCCGGTTGTTTGCACTTCATATGAAATGGTTTTGCGAGATCAGCATAACCTGTCCCGGATCCAGTGGGAATTCATTATTATC GATGAAGGACATCGGATGAAGAATGCAGAAGCCAAGCTCTTTCAGCAACTACGGCAATTCTCATCCGCGACAAGACTGCTAATTACGGGTACCCCTCTGCAGAACAACTTGAAAGAGCTTTGGTCATTGCTACATTTCTTGCTGCCGAATATCTTCACTGACTGGGAAGCATTCGAGTCATGGTTCGACTTTTCGGATTTGGAGGACGAGAGAGGCACCGAGGAATTTATTGCCGATCAGATGAAGCAGGACCTAGTTAAAAAGATCCATCTTATTCTACAGCCCTTGCTGTTGCGCAGAATCAAGCAGGATGTTGCGGCGTACCTGCCTAGAAAGCGGGAATATGTTCTGTTCGCGCCCATGACAAAGGAGCAGACGGATCTCTACAATGTCTTTACCAACAAAGAGATTGATACGAGGCAATATCTTGAACAGAAAGTCACGGAAAAGGTCAATAGCGCGATGGCATCGGGCAGTTCAACTCGCGCATCCTCGCGATCTAGTAGTCACACTGCGGCGGTTGCCAAGAAGAATGGAAGCTCAAACAAAAGTACCATTTCTCTTCCCGTACGGCAAAGCCCCCGTGGCAAGAAAGCGGAAAACAAGCCAATATCCTCGATTCCAAATGCTTTTAGCCTGATGATGAGAAAGCGTTCAGCCAGTCAACCACTGAAGGGCGACGCGCAGAAAACCCCGGCAACCCCGGCAAAGCAGGCCACAAAGAGGAAAAGCCCGCCAACCTCTGTGAGATCAGAGACAAAGAGTGCGAGATCAAGCCGTCACTCAACCCCAGCTAGCACTCGTGGTAGATCACAGAGAGGAAAGACGTATGCAGAGGCGGACtctgatgaggaagacgcccTGTCTGATGATGCATTCGAAGCCAAGCTCGCAGGTGAGGTAGagagcgaggaggaggaggaagtcgATGAACTTCAATCACCGGAGGAAGTCGAGCGAGCCCAGACATTAGAACTTGCCA AAAAACAGTTGGCGCAGAAGAAACTGGGAAACCCGCTGGCCCAACTGAGACTCGTGTGCAACAGTCCTCACAATTTCTATAACCCCTGGGCTACATCCACACATATTCCTGTCGATGAATCCATTATTACTTGCTCGGGCAAAATGCTGCTTCTCGATCGACTCCTGCAGAAGCTGTTCGATAGGGGTCACAAAGTCTTACTATTCTCCCAGTTCAAAACCCAACTGGATATCCTGGAAGATTATAGTAGAGAGCTCCGAGGTTGGAATGTCTGCCGTATCGACGGATCTGTCCCGCAAGACAGCCGTCGCCAACAAATACATGACTTTAATAATGACGCTGACTATAACCTCTTCCTACTATCAACCCGagccggcggccagggcatcAACCTGGCATCAGCCGACACCGTCATCCTCTTCGACAGCGATTTCAACCCGCAGCAAGATCTTCAGGCGCAGGACCGGTGCCACCGCATCGGCCAAACCCGCCCCGTCATCGTATATCGCCTCGCTACAAAGGACACAGTTGAGGAGTCTCTCCTAATGTCAGCGGACGCCAAGCGCCGTCTAGAAAAGCTCGTCATCAAAAAGGGTGGATTCAAGACCATGGgccagaagatggagaataAGGAACAACTTGATGCAGAGACGCTGCGGGCCTTGCTACTAAAGGATGGGCAGGTGTATGAGGCATCGGGGGGCGATCAGATCCTGAGTGACGAGGATCTTGACACGCTGTGTGATAGATCAGACGAGGCATATGAAAGAGCGGCCAGTGGTCTGGATGACGCAGATGGGTATCGTGTAGTTGAGACGGGTGCGGATTCTATAAAGATGGCGAGAAGGGAGTAG
- the MIR1_2 gene encoding Mitochondrial phosphate carrier protein: MIFTRAVSATNFLVASSALGFQVFVLYPWHKELDTGFADLKREHLKVLDAVGTSLSEQQRKTFLDNWNDLKSQSSRRLMVLNSFHLIAEHAPSPGEAIRATRDRIVAAKGNSLVGAEATEKIAGASLYARYALAGSFCCAFTHAVLTPVDVVKTRIQLEPTRYSSSLFKSARQIASHEGLGAFSTGLGPTVVGYGLQGACKFGGYEFFKARAVDHLGYENAAHNRSAVYLASAATAEFFGDIALCPFESVRIRLVSQPTYADGFANALIKLGREEGLAGLYSGLGPILLKQIPYTMATFLVYEKAIQTAYTYVDKAKVSTAGATGMNLTAGLVAGVAAAVVSQPADTILSKVNKDKGLAGESVTRRLVRIATGLGWRGAFTGMQARLVMVGGMTAVQFGIYGDTKKLFGAVDGVELR; this comes from the exons ATGATATTCACGCGCGCCGTTTCCGCGACCAACTTCCTAGTAGCCAGCTCGGCACTTGGTTTCCAGGTGTTTGTGCTGTACCCGTGGCACAAGGAGCTGGATACCGGATTTGCCGACCTCAAGAGAGAGCATCTGAaggtcctcgacgccgtAGGGACGAGCCTGAGCGAGCAGCAGCGAAAGACATTCCTGGATAACTGGAACGATTTGAAAAGTCAAAGCTCaagaag GCTCATGGTGTTGAACAGTTTCCATCTCATCGCCGAGCACGCCCCAAGTCCTGGCGAAGCGATACGCGCCACCAGAGATCGGATCGTAGCCGCCAAAGGAAATTCGCTTGTTGGCGCCGAGGCGACCGAAAAGATCGCGGGCGCCTCTTTGTACGCCCGATACGCCCTGGCCGGCTCATTCTGCTGCGCATTCACTCATGCCGTTCTGACTCCTGTCGACGT TGTGAAAACGCGAATCCAGCTGGAGCCGACGAGATACAGCAGCAGTCTGTTTAAATCTGCGCGGCAAATTGCGTCGCATGAAGGGCTGGGCGCCTTTTCAACCGGACTAGGTCCGACTGTTGTCGGCTACGGTCTCCAAGGAGCCTGCAAGTTCGGCGGATACGAGTTTTTCAAGGCCCGGGCCGTCGACCACCTTGGATATGAGAATGCGGCTCATAACCGAAGCGCCGTATACCTCGCGTCGGCTGCAACAGCCGAGTTCTTCGGCGATATTGCTCTTTGCCCCTTCGAGTCTGTCCGCATCCGGCTCGTGTCCCAGCCTACCTATGCGGACGGATTTGCGAATGCACTGATCAAGCTGGGCAGAGAGGAGGGCCTAGCAGGTCTATACTCTGGCCTTGGACCTATCCTTCTTAAACA GATCCCTTACACCATGGCAACTTTCTTGGTTTACGAGAAAGCTATACAGACGGCATATACCTACGTAGACAAGGCAAAGGTTTCCACAGCCGGCGCCACCGGGATGAACCTCACCGCGGGGCTTGTAGCTGGTGTTGCCGCCGCAGTCGTCTCCCAGCCGGCGGACACGATCCTCAGCAAGGTCAACAAGGATAAGGGACTGGCGGGCGAGAGCGTCACTCGTCGCCTGGTCCGTATTGCGACTGGGCTTGGGTGGCGCGGTGCTTTCACTGGCATGCAGGCCCGCTTGGTCATGGTTGGTGGCATGACTGCCGTGCAGTTTGGCATATATGGCGATACGAAAAAG CTTTTCGGGGCCGTTGACGGGGTAGAGTTGAGATGA